The Syntrophotalea acetylenivorans genome contains the following window.
CCGCCTTGACGAAATTCCCCAGCTGTTCAACGTGTTGCGAGGCGACATGAGCTTTGTCGGTCCTCGTCCCGAACGTCCTGAGTTCGTCAGTCGACTCAGCGAAACGATTCCCTATTACAATAAACGTCATTTCATCAAGCCGGGAGTGACCGGCTGGGCGCAGATATGCTACCCCTATGGCGCATCGGAAGAAGATGCCCTGGAGAAGCTGCGTTACGATCTGTATTACATTAAGAATTATTCGATTCTTCTCGATTTGTCTATTATGCTGGAAACCGTCAAGACGGTTATCTACGGCCGCGGAGGAAGGTGAATGCTTGGGAAAAAGTTGATTTTAGCAGTGGCGTTTCTGGGTTTATTGAGCTCGGTCGCCTGGGGCAAGGACTATCTTGTCGGTGACGGCGACGTGCTGCAGGTTTCTGTCTGGGGTGTACCTGAGCTGACTGTCGAGGTTACCGTGCGGCCCGATGGCAAGATTACCCTGCCTGCCGCCGGTGATGTGGTTGCCTCCGGGTTGTCTCCGGCGCAGCTTAGTTCACGCTTGACCGAAGTACTTGAGAAATTTGTGAAAAAACCGGTCGTGACCGTTTCCGTGAACCAGATCACCAACAACCGGGTCTATGTTTCAGGTGGCGGCTCCGGACCAACGGTGGTGCCCCTGCCTGGTCGTACCAGCCTTCTCAAGCTGCTCTGCCGGCTGGAAAATCTTAGCAATGCGGATCTGCGCCGGGCTTACATCATTCGCGATGGTCAGCGTGTCGAGGCCGATTTCTACCGGCTGTTCGTCAAGGGGGATATTTCCCATGATGTCACCTTGCAGCCCGAGGATGTGCTGTTTCTGCCCACTCAAGAGCTCAACAAGGTCTATGTAACCGGTGCCGTTCAAGATCCGAAATATATTTTTTACCGCGAGGGCATGACGGTGCTCGATGCCATTCTTGAAGCCGGCGGCTTTGGCGAATATGCCAAACAAAACGATGTCCTGGTCGTGCGCAAGGACAGTGAAGAACTGGAATTACGCATCAAGGACCTGATGTTTGGCAAGGATCTCAAACAGAATATTGCCCTGCAGCCCGGTGACCAGGTCGTGGTCAAGGAAAGCATGTTTTAATTTCCGTAATGCGTGAGGCGTGAATCGTAACTGGTTCAAGCCAATCTGCCCCTCACTGCTTGCGAGAAACAAACCTATTACGTTTTACGAATTACGGATTATAGATGGAATCGAATAAAAACGAAATTATCAACATCCTGCGGATGGTCTACCGGCGCAAAGGGCTTTTCTGCCTGGTGGCCCTGCTGATCACCACCTCGGTGATCACCTACAGCTATTTCATTCCGAAAAAGTACCAGGCAGACAGTACGGTCTTCATTGAAAAGAATGTCATCAACAGCCTGGTCAAGGGGCTGGCGATTACTCCGGATATGAACGACCGGGTCCGGGTGCTGAAATACGCCCTGCTCAGCCGAGAGTTGGTGGCCCGGGTATTGGACGATATCGACAGCACTCCTCCGTTGGGCAATGAAAGCCAGAAACAGGATTTCATTAGTGCACTGCAGCGGCGAGTCAAGCTGTCGGTCAAGGGGAAAGGGGACCTTTTTATTATTTCCCTGATCGATGGAAACCCGATTTTCGCCCGGGATTTTATCAACAGCCTGGTGCGCACCTATGTCGAGGAAAACCTGTCGGCCAAAAGGGAGGAAACCTATGGTGCCAACCGGTTCCTCGATGAGCAGATTGCCCTGTTCAAAATCAAGCTGGATCAGAGTGAGGATGCGATCATTCAGTTTCGCCGCAGTCAGAACGTGTTTCTTGGCAACGACGAACAGTCCAAGGTGGCCGATATAAAAAGCTATCAGAGCCAGATCGATCAGATCGACCTGGATATTACCACCCTGAGCGCTAAAAAGCAGTTGCTGGGGAAACAGCTGCAGACCATCGACCCTGAAATCTCCCTGTTCAGTGAAAAACGCCGGAAAGACACCATTGCCCTGCTTGAAGAACGGCTCAACGGCTTGTTGCTAACCTACACCGAGAGCTATCCCGAGGTGGTCCGCCTCAAGGCCGAAATCGAGGCTCTGCGAATACAAAAGGAGCGTGGCGGCGACCAGATTGCGCCGATGGAAATGCAAGGAGTCAACCCCGTCTATCAGGAAACCTTGCAGAATAAATTGGCCCTCGAAGCGGAAATTAATTCGTTAAAAGCCAAAAAAAGTAAGTTGCAGCAGATGGTTCAGGCGCGGGAGGCAGCGCTGCGGGAAGTGCCGGAGCAGCGCAAGGAACTCGATCGCCTGATCCAAGAACGGGACTCTGCCCGCAAGATCTACCAGGAACTGTTGCTGCGCCTCGGCCAGTCGGAGGTCTCCAAGCAGATGGAGATCGGCGACAAAGCCACTACCTTTCGCATCGTCGATCCGGCCATTCTGCCCCGAGTACCGGTGTCGCCAAATATGCTCAAGATGATCCTGCTGGCCATTGCCGCCGGACTCGGTGCCGCGGGAGGGCTAGTGATGCTCCTCGAAAAGAGCGATGCCTCGGTAAAAAGCGTCGAGGACCTCAAGCCTCACGGGTTGCTGGTACTAGCACAGATTCCGAGCATCGTTGACGAGCAGGCGGTACGGAGGAGAAAAAAAAGGGACCGCTGGTTCTATGCCGCAGCAACGGGCTATGGGCTGTTGGTCTTTGCTCTGCTTGCGTATGA
Protein-coding sequences here:
- a CDS encoding polysaccharide biosynthesis/export family protein — encoded protein: MLGKKLILAVAFLGLLSSVAWGKDYLVGDGDVLQVSVWGVPELTVEVTVRPDGKITLPAAGDVVASGLSPAQLSSRLTEVLEKFVKKPVVTVSVNQITNNRVYVSGGGSGPTVVPLPGRTSLLKLLCRLENLSNADLRRAYIIRDGQRVEADFYRLFVKGDISHDVTLQPEDVLFLPTQELNKVYVTGAVQDPKYIFYREGMTVLDAILEAGGFGEYAKQNDVLVVRKDSEELELRIKDLMFGKDLKQNIALQPGDQVVVKESMF
- a CDS encoding XrtA system polysaccharide chain length determinant — encoded protein: MESNKNEIINILRMVYRRKGLFCLVALLITTSVITYSYFIPKKYQADSTVFIEKNVINSLVKGLAITPDMNDRVRVLKYALLSRELVARVLDDIDSTPPLGNESQKQDFISALQRRVKLSVKGKGDLFIISLIDGNPIFARDFINSLVRTYVEENLSAKREETYGANRFLDEQIALFKIKLDQSEDAIIQFRRSQNVFLGNDEQSKVADIKSYQSQIDQIDLDITTLSAKKQLLGKQLQTIDPEISLFSEKRRKDTIALLEERLNGLLLTYTESYPEVVRLKAEIEALRIQKERGGDQIAPMEMQGVNPVYQETLQNKLALEAEINSLKAKKSKLQQMVQAREAALREVPEQRKELDRLIQERDSARKIYQELLLRLGQSEVSKQMEIGDKATTFRIVDPAILPRVPVSPNMLKMILLAIAAGLGAAGGLVMLLEKSDASVKSVEDLKPHGLLVLAQIPSIVDEQAVRRRKKRDRWFYAAATGYGLLVFALLAYESLYRLKG